From a single Deltaproteobacteria bacterium genomic region:
- a CDS encoding DMT family transporter, whose amino-acid sequence MRRHVPAHPYILLGLATLFWSGNFVLGRAVSDRIPPIGMAFWRWAGALAILLALSFPRLRKEWPVLRSAWKTLLPLGLLGVGSFNTLVYVGLHETTATNAVLLNSACPAFILAISFAGGAQTASRRQTAGIAVSLLGVLTIVGRGSPSSLLSLSFNRGDVWVLAAVLCWAVYTVLLKRRPQGIDPMTFLCALVAIGVACLAPLYAWEIARGGRMTADPATFGSLLYLALLPSVASYVFWNQAVGEVGPNRAGAFLHLMPAFGSMLAVGLLGESFRPFHLAGIALILSGVTLAGRR is encoded by the coding sequence ATGCGGCGTCACGTCCCCGCCCATCCGTACATCCTGCTCGGTCTCGCCACCCTCTTCTGGTCGGGGAATTTCGTGCTCGGAAGGGCGGTCAGCGACAGGATACCCCCCATCGGCATGGCGTTCTGGCGGTGGGCCGGCGCCCTCGCGATCCTTCTCGCCCTGTCCTTTCCGCGCCTGCGGAAAGAGTGGCCGGTCCTCCGTTCGGCGTGGAAGACGCTCCTTCCCCTGGGGCTCCTCGGGGTGGGGTCGTTCAACACGCTCGTCTACGTGGGCCTCCATGAGACGACGGCGACCAACGCGGTCCTGCTCAACTCCGCCTGTCCGGCGTTCATACTGGCCATTTCCTTCGCCGGGGGGGCGCAGACGGCCTCCCGGCGGCAAACGGCCGGGATCGCCGTTTCCCTGCTCGGCGTGCTGACGATCGTCGGACGCGGCTCCCCCTCCTCGCTGCTTTCCCTCTCCTTCAACCGGGGGGACGTCTGGGTGCTGGCGGCGGTCCTCTGCTGGGCCGTGTACACCGTCCTGCTGAAGCGGCGGCCGCAGGGGATCGACCCGATGACGTTCCTCTGCGCGCTGGTCGCGATCGGGGTGGCGTGTCTTGCCCCGCTGTACGCGTGGGAGATCGCCCGGGGGGGACGGATGACGGCGGATCCGGCGACCTTCGGAAGCCTTCTCTACCTCGCGCTCCTCCCTTCGGTCGCCTCCTACGTCTTCTGGAACCAGGCGGTGGGGGAGGTGGGCCCGAACCGCGCGGGCGCGTTCCTCCACCTGATGCCCGCGTTCGGCTCGATGCTGGCGGTCGGACTGCTGGGCGAGTCGTTCCGGCCGTTCCATCTCGCGGGAATCGCGCTGATCCTGTCGGGCGTCACGCTGGCGGGGAGACGCTGA